The Mycobacterium sp. EPa45 genomic interval GACGTCGAGCACCCGTACCCCGGGTAGCTCCAGGCCCTCGAGCAGCGCGAGATGCGCCGAGTCGGTGAGCAGAATCTGACAGTCCGCCTTGACGATGTCGCGGGCCAGCGCCGCGCCGCGGCGGGTGTTGTTCACCCCGCACAGCACGTAGCCGCCAAGGCCCGCGGCCGCCATGGCGGTCAGCATGGCGGGGGTGTTGCCCAGCAGCGTCCCGACGTGCAGCGGCCGGTCCGGGTCGGCGAGGGTGATCAGCGCGGACGCCTGGCGGGCCGCCTCGTCGAGATGTTCGCGCCAGGTCCACACCCGCTCGCCGAACTTCACCGCCGGGGTGGTTTCGTCGAGACGCTCGCGAAGCAGCTGCTGGACGGTCTCGGCCACGGATCTCCCCTCTTCGGTCATATCCCGCTTTCCACGGTGCCTTACGTCACAATAGAAGCGCAGGGTAAACAGAATGACAAATCTGTCTACCGGAGTACGGGACGACCGCCGAGTCCCGGTTTGGAAGGATGGCGGTATCGGGACTGTCGGGTCGAGACGAGGAGGATCACCGAGGTGGCTACCAGCGCCGACGCCGACAGCAGGCATGCAGCGAAGTCCGTCCAGGAGCGACTGGTCGATGCCGCCGAATCATGCTTGCGCGCCAAGGGCATCCGAGCGACCACGGTCTCTGAGGTAGCCGAGGCCGCGGGGGTGTCCCGCGGCTGGCTGTATCGGCACTATCCCGACAAAGCGTCGCTGCTGGGGGCTGCGATCGTCCGGCTGAACGATGCGTTCTGGGCCGAGTCGCATCAGGTGCTCGACGGGATCGAGGCGTTCGAGGAACAGCTGGCCGTCGGTGTTCGGCTGGGCCGCAGCGCCTACGACTCCCCCGGCGCACTGGTGATGCAGCTGCGGCGCGATGAGCC includes:
- a CDS encoding TetR/AcrR family transcriptional regulator, producing the protein MATSADADSRHAAKSVQERLVDAAESCLRAKGIRATTVSEVAEAAGVSRGWLYRHYPDKASLLGAAIVRLNDAFWAESHQVLDGIEAFEEQLAVGVRLGRSAYDSPGALVMQLRRDEPEEFAACAGAGVQGLVPDLGRFWQPYLAAARDRGEIHADTDLDEAAEWVARVQITLGTVPGETLDPDDHSAVLRFMQRYVLPGLRMAPAAE